In Syntrophobacterales bacterium, one genomic interval encodes:
- a CDS encoding energy-coupling factor transporter transmembrane protein EcfT, with protein sequence MISLGQYLPDDTLLHRLDPRVKIVSVVALSLLIFGATAVEIPLISAFLVAIVVAARMTPARVLEALRPVLFFLALIFLVHLLFTAGTPLFTLAPLPLRITKEGLLRGLYVTWQFASLILAAALLTLTTAPSALVGGIERLLRPLSRVGIPSQDLALMIAMALRFVPLLLEEYEQLRMAQMARGADFTTGGLVPRGRAVVALVVPLLLSAFRRADEFALAMEARGYQRGGVRTTLCEFTFFRHDLGAFAVLVALIIVTLFLRFAAS encoded by the coding sequence ATGATCAGCTTGGGGCAATACCTGCCGGACGATACCCTCCTCCATCGCCTCGATCCCCGGGTAAAGATCGTTTCCGTGGTCGCGCTTAGCCTCCTCATTTTCGGGGCGACGGCGGTGGAAATACCGCTCATCAGCGCCTTTCTCGTCGCCATCGTTGTTGCCGCCCGGATGACGCCCGCACGGGTTCTGGAGGCGCTCCGGCCCGTGCTGTTTTTCCTGGCATTGATCTTTCTCGTGCATCTCCTCTTTACCGCGGGTACTCCCCTTTTCACTCTTGCCCCGCTGCCGCTCCGGATCACGAAGGAGGGCCTGCTCCGCGGGCTTTACGTCACCTGGCAGTTCGCCAGCCTCATCCTGGCCGCCGCCCTTCTCACGCTGACCACTGCCCCCTCCGCCCTTGTCGGCGGCATTGAACGTCTGCTCCGGCCGCTTTCCAGGGTGGGAATCCCCTCGCAGGACCTTGCCTTGATGATTGCGATGGCGCTGCGGTTCGTCCCGCTGCTGTTAGAGGAGTATGAACAGCTCCGCATGGCGCAAATGGCGCGGGGCGCCGATTTTACAACCGGGGGCCTCGTTCCGAGAGGCCGCGCCGTCGTGGCGCTTGTCGTCCCCTTGCTGCTGTCCGCTTTTCGTCGCGCCGACGAGTTCGCCCTCGCGATGGAGGCAAGGGGCTACCAGCGCGGCGGAGTGCGAACGACGCTTTGCGAGTTCACTTTTTTTCGGCATGATCTTGGCGCCTTCGCCGTCCTGGTCGCGCTGATCATTGTCACACTTTTCTTAAGGTTTGCGGCCTCATAA
- a CDS encoding ATP-binding cassette domain-containing protein: protein MIRVENLVYRYEAAAPDSLRGISLEIAEGEHAALIGPNGCGKTTLIKHLNALLFPASGTVCVDGMLTTDGSSVREIRRRVGMVFQNPDSQIVGMTVEEDVAFGPGNLALPAPEIRRRVAVSLEMVGMTGFEKRAPHTLSGGEKRLLSIAGVLAMNPRYIAFDEPTAYLDAASRERILAIIRRLNLEGMAIIHIAHDLRDVAEADRVAVMDRGLLLRTGTPEEIFGKPGPLTVSGLHPPGDNAE from the coding sequence ATGATTCGTGTCGAAAACCTGGTTTACCGTTACGAAGCCGCAGCCCCCGACTCTCTCCGGGGAATCAGCCTCGAGATTGCCGAGGGCGAACATGCAGCCCTGATCGGGCCGAACGGCTGCGGCAAGACCACGCTTATCAAGCACCTGAACGCCCTCCTGTTTCCGGCCTCCGGAACGGTCTGCGTGGACGGGATGCTGACGACCGACGGCTCCTCCGTCCGCGAGATCCGGCGGCGGGTGGGAATGGTCTTTCAGAACCCGGACAGCCAGATAGTCGGGATGACGGTGGAAGAAGACGTGGCCTTCGGCCCGGGTAACCTCGCCCTTCCCGCCCCGGAGATACGCCGGCGCGTCGCTGTTTCACTGGAGATGGTTGGAATGACGGGGTTTGAGAAACGCGCCCCGCATACACTTTCCGGCGGGGAGAAGCGCCTCCTTTCTATTGCCGGGGTGCTGGCGATGAACCCCCGTTACATCGCCTTTGATGAACCGACCGCCTATCTCGATGCGGCAAGCCGGGAACGGATCCTCGCGATCATCCGGCGGTTGAACCTGGAGGGGATGGCGATTATCCACATTGCCCACGACCTGCGCGACGTCGCGGAGGCGGACCGGGTCGCGGTCATGGACCGAGGATTGCTCCTGCGCACAGGAACGCCGGAGGAAATCTTCGGCAAGCCCGGACCCCTGACAGTAAGTGGGCTTCATCCCCCGGGAGATAATGCGGAATGA
- a CDS encoding biotin transporter BioY, translating to MNPEQTSLRGMVYASLFGALTAVGAYIIIPLPPVPITLQTLFLGLAGTLLGGRLGALSQVVYLLLGIIGLPVFAGGKAGIGVLFGPTGGYLIGFVVAAFVIGKLTALKERPGFAWLCVSLVAGTAVVYALGVLQLSLIARLPLPKALAVGVLPFLAGDLLKIVLTAWIAIKLRERLHGQLP from the coding sequence ATGAATCCAGAACAGACCTCCCTCCGCGGCATGGTCTATGCCTCTCTCTTCGGGGCGCTGACCGCCGTGGGCGCTTACATCATCATCCCGCTCCCGCCGGTGCCGATCACCCTCCAAACCCTGTTTCTCGGTCTCGCCGGAACGCTGCTCGGGGGACGTCTCGGGGCGCTCAGCCAGGTGGTTTATCTCCTCCTCGGCATCATTGGTCTGCCGGTATTTGCCGGCGGCAAGGCGGGGATCGGCGTGCTCTTCGGACCAACCGGCGGCTATCTGATCGGCTTCGTCGTCGCCGCCTTCGTCATCGGCAAACTCACCGCACTCAAGGAGCGGCCCGGCTTTGCGTGGCTTTGTGTATCGCTCGTTGCCGGAACGGCGGTCGTGTATGCGCTGGGTGTTTTGCAGCTTAGCCTCATTGCCCGTTTGCCGCTTCCGAAGGCGCTGGCTGTCGGCGTTCTTCCCTTTCTCGCGGGCGACCTGCTCAAGATCGTCCTGACTGCCTGGATCGCGATCAAACTCCGGGAACGCCTGCACGGACAGCTCCCATGA
- a CDS encoding energy-coupling factor ABC transporter ATP-binding protein gives MSHHIVEFKDVSYRYPDGTEALNGINFRITHGESVGVVGANGAGKSTLLQQMNGYLLPTAGSITIGDLPLNKKTRQEIRKKVGIVFQNPDDQLFMPTVFDDVAFGPLNLGMDEATVRKRVQKALAMVNSLNLQDKPPHHLSSGQKSAVAIAAVMAMEPDILAMDEPASNLDPRSRRSLITLLKTFKHSKIIASHDLDLILDVCERCIVIGSGRVVADGPAAEILSNQTFLEANSLELPLSLQRREVCPGAIKD, from the coding sequence ATGAGCCATCATATAGTTGAATTCAAAGATGTTTCCTACCGCTATCCCGATGGAACGGAGGCGCTCAACGGGATCAATTTCCGGATCACCCACGGCGAATCCGTCGGTGTCGTCGGCGCCAACGGGGCGGGCAAATCCACGCTTCTCCAGCAGATGAACGGCTACCTGCTGCCGACTGCGGGTTCGATCACCATCGGCGATCTGCCCCTGAACAAAAAAACGCGGCAGGAGATCCGGAAGAAGGTCGGAATCGTCTTCCAAAATCCGGATGACCAGCTCTTCATGCCGACCGTTTTTGACGATGTCGCCTTCGGCCCGCTCAACCTCGGGATGGATGAGGCGACCGTGCGCAAGCGGGTGCAAAAGGCCCTCGCTATGGTCAACAGCCTCAATCTGCAGGACAAACCGCCGCACCATCTGTCGAGTGGACAGAAGAGCGCTGTCGCCATCGCAGCGGTGATGGCCATGGAACCGGATATCCTGGCGATGGACGAGCCCGCCTCCAACCTCGACCCGCGGTCAAGGCGCTCATTGATTACGCTGCTCAAGACCTTCAAACACTCCAAGATCATCGCCTCCCACGACCTCGATCTGATCCTCGATGTCTGTGAGCGCTGCATTGTGATCGGCAGCGGCAGGGTTGTCGCCGACGGCCCGGCGGCGGAGATCCTCTCCAACCAGACGTTTCTCGAAGCAAACAGCCTGGAACTGCCTTTGTCGCTCCAGCGGCGGGAAGTCTGTCCCGGTGCAATTAAAGATTGA
- the cbiQ gene encoding cobalt ECF transporter T component CbiQ: MTFDARYFDIGRLDRLSYGGSFVHRLDPRAKVIATILFLFTVVSFPKYEVAALAPFFLFPALLLTVGAIPVRFLLRKILIVSPFAFFIGIFNPLLDTQTAVVLFGFAVSAGWLSFLAILLKFALTVSAALLLIATTSFPGICHALRRLGVPALFVSQLLFLYRYLFVLMEEAMRIIRAREMRSFGSHGAGMKMFVRLIGILFLRTVDRAERIYYAMLSRGFQGDIPTLKQSHIALSDLLFLSAMIASLGVFRFFPVAEKLGRVVQELF; encoded by the coding sequence ATGACCTTTGATGCGCGCTATTTCGATATCGGCCGGCTGGACCGGCTCTCCTACGGGGGCTCCTTCGTCCATCGTCTCGACCCGCGGGCCAAGGTGATTGCCACCATCCTGTTTTTGTTCACCGTTGTCTCCTTCCCCAAGTATGAGGTCGCCGCGCTGGCGCCGTTCTTTCTGTTTCCAGCGCTGCTTTTAACCGTCGGCGCAATCCCCGTCCGGTTCCTGCTCAGAAAGATCCTCATTGTTTCGCCCTTTGCATTTTTTATCGGCATCTTTAATCCGCTTTTGGACACGCAAACGGCGGTTGTCCTCTTCGGTTTTGCTGTGTCTGCCGGTTGGCTCTCTTTTCTTGCGATTTTACTGAAATTTGCGCTAACGGTCAGCGCGGCGCTGCTGCTGATCGCGACGACGTCGTTTCCGGGTATCTGCCATGCGCTCCGGCGTCTGGGCGTTCCGGCCCTGTTTGTTTCGCAGCTCCTCTTTTTATATCGCTACCTCTTTGTCCTGATGGAAGAGGCGATGCGGATCATCCGGGCCAGGGAGATGCGTTCCTTCGGGTCGCACGGCGCAGGCATGAAGATGTTCGTGCGCCTGATCGGGATCCTCTTTCTGCGCACAGTGGACCGCGCTGAAAGGATCTATTACGCCATGCTCTCCCGGGGGTTTCAGGGAGACATCCCGACCCTCAAACAGTCCCATATTGCGCTTTCCGATCTGCTGTTCCTGTCGGCGATGATCGCCTCTCTGGGAGTTTTCCGCTTTTTCCCCGTTGCCGAGAAGCTCGGCCGGGTCGTGCAGGAGCTGTTTTAA
- a CDS encoding energy-coupling factor ABC transporter permease, with amino-acid sequence MHMADALLSPAVGTTLWATTAVAGGYAAKKLKVQLDDKMIPLMGVLGAFIFAAQMINFTIPGTGSSGHLAGGMILAIILGPYAAFLVMASVLTVQALFFADGGLLALGCNIWNLGFYACFLIYPFIYKPWVGNSNQRGRILAASMISVILALQLGAFSVVLETLLSGNSDLPFGAFTLLMQPIHLAIGLVEGIVTAGVISYVQNARPELLESMAPSRLPGATLSLRRVLITFAALAVFAGGVLSLLASTNPDGLEWSIAKVTGNGELRDTEKGIARALKTIQQKTAFLPDYGFKRGKNYQEKPEPPPSWPNVGTGTSVSGLVGAAAVLGIIVLIGVSIRSCRGKDAQP; translated from the coding sequence ATGCACATGGCGGATGCTTTGCTTTCCCCCGCCGTGGGGACGACCTTGTGGGCCACAACGGCAGTGGCAGGAGGATATGCCGCGAAGAAGCTGAAGGTTCAGCTCGATGACAAAATGATCCCGCTGATGGGGGTGCTCGGCGCCTTTATTTTCGCCGCGCAGATGATCAATTTCACGATTCCCGGAACTGGTTCTAGCGGACACCTGGCAGGCGGGATGATCCTCGCCATCATCCTCGGCCCCTATGCGGCCTTTCTCGTCATGGCCTCGGTGCTCACGGTCCAGGCGCTCTTCTTCGCCGACGGCGGACTTTTGGCGCTCGGCTGCAATATCTGGAATCTGGGCTTCTACGCCTGCTTTCTCATCTACCCGTTTATCTACAAACCATGGGTTGGCAACAGCAACCAGCGCGGGCGGATTCTGGCCGCCTCCATGATCAGCGTCATTCTTGCCCTGCAACTCGGCGCCTTTTCCGTCGTGCTGGAGACGCTGCTGTCGGGGAACAGCGATTTGCCCTTTGGCGCCTTTACCCTGCTGATGCAGCCGATCCACCTGGCCATCGGCCTCGTGGAGGGCATTGTGACGGCAGGGGTTATCAGCTATGTGCAGAACGCCCGGCCGGAACTTCTCGAGAGCATGGCGCCCTCCCGGCTGCCGGGCGCGACACTTTCGCTGCGGAGGGTGCTGATCACGTTCGCGGCGTTGGCGGTGTTCGCCGGAGGGGTGCTTTCCCTGCTTGCCTCAACCAATCCTGACGGGCTCGAATGGTCGATAGCAAAGGTGACCGGCAACGGCGAACTCCGGGACACGGAAAAGGGGATTGCGCGGGCGCTCAAGACAATTCAGCAAAAGACGGCCTTCCTGCCGGATTACGGCTTCAAGCGGGGGAAAAATTATCAGGAAAAACCGGAACCCCCTCCATCCTGGCCGAACGTCGGGACAGGAACCTCCGTATCCGGGCTGGTCGGCGCTGCTGCCGTGCTCGGAATTATCGTGCTTATCGGCGTCAGCATCCGCTCCTGCCGAGGCAAAGATGCGCAACCATGA
- the nikR gene encoding nickel-responsive transcriptional regulator NikR produces the protein MSELVRFGVSLEKNLLDRFDDLIRAKQYTNRSEALRDMIRRELVEREWQGGCDVAGAITLIYDHHKRDIMCRVTDTQHDFQEVIISTQHIHLDHHNCLEILAARGKAEDVQRLADALRSIKGVRHATLSMSSTGRDIE, from the coding sequence ATGTCGGAGCTGGTTCGTTTTGGGGTGTCCTTAGAAAAAAATCTCCTCGACAGGTTTGACGACCTGATCCGGGCAAAGCAGTACACCAACCGCTCGGAGGCCCTGCGGGATATGATCCGCCGGGAACTGGTCGAGCGGGAGTGGCAGGGGGGGTGCGATGTGGCCGGCGCCATCACCCTCATCTACGACCACCACAAAAGAGACATCATGTGCCGGGTAACCGATACCCAGCATGACTTTCAGGAGGTGATCATCTCTACCCAGCACATCCACCTCGATCACCATAACTGCCTGGAAATATTGGCCGCCCGCGGCAAGGCGGAGGATGTGCAGCGGTTGGCCGATGCGCTCCGCTCCATCAAGGGGGTCCGCCATGCGACCTTGAGCATGTCCAGCACCGGGAGGGATATCGAGTAG
- a CDS encoding flavodoxin family protein: MKVIAINGSPHKEGNTFHALSMVGNELKAAGIEFEILPIGHKMIHGCIACGKCAISQDEKCSIQSDELNDLIQIVKQADGIILGAPVYYSGIPGTMKSFLDRMFFVAGSNGNLFRHKVAAAVVAVRRTGGSAALDSLTHYLTYSEMIIATSRYWNVIHGRTPGEAIKDDEGAQIMRVLGKNMAWLLKMQEATADKIMPPPKEEKVVTNFIR; the protein is encoded by the coding sequence ATGAAAGTAATCGCCATTAACGGAAGTCCCCACAAAGAGGGCAACACTTTTCATGCACTAAGCATGGTCGGCAATGAACTTAAAGCCGCCGGCATCGAGTTCGAGATACTACCCATCGGCCATAAAATGATCCACGGCTGCATTGCCTGCGGAAAATGCGCCATAAGTCAAGATGAAAAATGCTCTATTCAATCTGATGAACTGAACGATTTAATACAGATAGTCAAACAAGCCGATGGCATTATCCTGGGCGCGCCTGTCTATTACTCGGGGATACCGGGTACGATGAAAAGTTTTCTGGACCGCATGTTCTTTGTCGCCGGCTCGAACGGGAATTTATTTCGTCATAAAGTTGCCGCGGCAGTCGTAGCGGTGCGCAGGACAGGCGGTTCTGCGGCTTTGGATAGTTTGACCCATTATCTCACCTACTCCGAAATGATCATTGCCACATCGCGGTATTGGAATGTGATACATGGCCGAACTCCCGGCGAAGCAATAAAGGATGACGAAGGGGCACAGATCATGAGGGTGCTGGGCAAGAATATGGCCTGGTTGTTAAAGATGCAGGAGGCCACTGCCGACAAAATCATGCCGCCCCCCAAAGAAGAGAAGGTGGTTACCAACTTTATCCGGTAA
- a CDS encoding DUF3820 family protein: protein MTADEQIISPPLRQDADAFLKLAQATMPFGRYAGYRLVDLPERYVVWFSQKGFPEGELGKMLRTVYEIKVNGLEYLFDSLK, encoded by the coding sequence ATGACTGCAGATGAGCAAATAATTTCTCCGCCTCTTCGTCAGGATGCGGATGCCTTCCTGAAGCTGGCTCAGGCAACTATGCCCTTCGGGAGATATGCGGGATATCGCCTCGTTGATCTGCCGGAGCGCTATGTTGTCTGGTTTTCCCAGAAAGGCTTCCCGGAAGGGGAACTGGGGAAAATGTTGCGCACCGTCTATGAAATAAAGGTCAACGGGCTGGAATACCTGTTTGATTCGCTGAAGTGA
- the tkt gene encoding transketolase — MDGRGLEQTCINTIRFLAADAIEKAKSGHPGMPMGAAPAAFTLWTKYLQHDPRAPLWPDRDRFVLSAGHASMLLYSLLYLSGYDLSLDDLQSFRQWGSKTPGHPERQHPPGTEMTTGPLAQGLAAAVGMAAAEAHLAARFNRPGYPLVDHRTYVFASDGDLMEGLSAEACALAGHLGLGKLTVLYDDNRISLSGATALCFTEDIPKRFEASGWQVIEIEDGNDTQAIARALEEAAQETDKPSLVRLRTTIGFGAPKKQGTSSAHGSPLGAEELKAAKTNLGWPPEPPFFVPAEALDRFRQAASDRAKKHLEWKELLRRYSETWPQEAAEFDRVTKGELPENWTDLLPFYLPDTKDVATRKTSEAFLQAAAEKLPELIGGSADLNPSTFSWLKGKGDFQKPAASVTLPEGACGGEWGYGGRNIHFGVREHAMAAIAGGMAIHGGVIPFTATFFTFADYMRPSMRLAALMGLRVIYIFTHDSIGVGEDGPTHQPVEHLMSLRVMPNLTVIRPADANETIEAWRLAVENVCGPTALVLTRQNLPVADRLLVGAADGVRSGGYVFWDSAEGEEPQVLLIGTGSELQLAAQAGKTLAEEGIRVRVVSLPCWELFDAQPEEYRDAVLPPAVQARVAVEAGAKLGWEHYVGAKGAVLGIDHFGASAPYQVLYEKFGLTAERVAAEARRLLKTAD; from the coding sequence ATGGACGGACGGGGATTGGAACAAACGTGTATCAACACGATTCGTTTTCTGGCGGCGGATGCCATCGAAAAGGCCAAATCGGGACATCCCGGCATGCCGATGGGGGCGGCGCCCGCGGCGTTTACCCTCTGGACCAAATATTTGCAGCATGATCCGCGCGCCCCGCTCTGGCCGGATCGCGACCGTTTTGTCCTTTCCGCCGGACACGCCTCGATGCTGCTCTATTCGCTCCTTTATCTGAGCGGCTATGACCTTTCCCTGGACGATCTCCAGTCCTTCCGGCAGTGGGGCAGCAAGACGCCCGGCCATCCGGAGCGCCAGCATCCGCCGGGAACGGAGATGACGACCGGTCCGCTCGCTCAGGGGCTGGCCGCGGCGGTCGGAATGGCGGCGGCAGAGGCGCACCTCGCCGCCCGGTTCAACCGTCCGGGGTACCCGCTCGTTGATCACCGCACCTATGTTTTTGCCAGCGACGGGGATCTGATGGAGGGCCTCTCCGCCGAGGCGTGCGCGCTGGCTGGCCACCTGGGGTTGGGAAAACTGACCGTCCTGTATGACGACAACCGGATCTCTCTTTCGGGGGCGACTGCCCTTTGTTTTACCGAGGATATCCCCAAAAGGTTCGAGGCCTCGGGCTGGCAGGTGATCGAAATCGAGGATGGCAACGATACACAGGCGATCGCCCGGGCGCTGGAGGAGGCGGCCCAGGAAACTGATAAACCTTCGCTTGTCCGGCTCCGTACGACAATCGGCTTCGGCGCGCCGAAAAAGCAGGGGACAAGTTCTGCACACGGTTCGCCGCTGGGGGCCGAGGAGCTGAAGGCCGCAAAGACAAATCTCGGCTGGCCGCCGGAACCACCGTTTTTTGTCCCGGCGGAGGCGCTGGACCGTTTTCGGCAGGCGGCTTCAGACAGGGCCAAAAAACATCTGGAATGGAAAGAACTGCTGCGTCGTTATTCCGAGACCTGGCCGCAGGAGGCGGCGGAGTTTGACCGGGTGACGAAGGGAGAACTGCCGGAGAACTGGACGGATTTGCTGCCTTTTTACCTGCCCGATACGAAGGATGTTGCCACGCGCAAGACCTCCGAGGCGTTCCTGCAGGCGGCGGCGGAAAAACTTCCCGAACTCATCGGCGGGTCGGCCGATCTGAACCCCTCCACTTTTTCCTGGTTGAAGGGAAAGGGCGATTTCCAAAAACCCGCCGCGAGCGTCACCCTCCCGGAAGGTGCCTGCGGCGGCGAGTGGGGCTATGGGGGCAGAAACATCCATTTCGGGGTGAGGGAACACGCGATGGCGGCAATCGCCGGCGGGATGGCGATCCACGGGGGCGTCATCCCTTTTACTGCGACCTTCTTCACCTTTGCCGACTACATGCGTCCCTCGATGCGGCTCGCCGCGTTGATGGGGCTCCGGGTAATCTACATCTTCACCCATGACAGCATCGGGGTCGGCGAGGATGGCCCGACCCACCAGCCGGTCGAGCACCTGATGAGTTTGCGCGTGATGCCGAATCTGACGGTAATCCGCCCGGCCGACGCCAATGAAACGATCGAGGCCTGGCGACTCGCCGTTGAAAACGTCTGTGGTCCGACCGCCCTTGTCCTCACCCGCCAGAACCTGCCCGTTGCCGACCGGCTGCTGGTAGGCGCTGCGGATGGAGTCCGCAGCGGCGGTTATGTCTTCTGGGATTCGGCGGAGGGGGAAGAGCCGCAGGTCTTGCTGATCGGAACTGGCTCGGAGCTTCAGCTTGCCGCCCAGGCGGGGAAGACCCTGGCCGAAGAGGGAATCCGCGTCCGCGTTGTCTCCCTGCCCTGCTGGGAGCTTTTTGACGCCCAGCCCGAGGAGTACCGGGATGCCGTGCTTCCTCCCGCCGTGCAGGCGCGGGTGGCGGTGGAGGCGGGGGCAAAACTGGGCTGGGAGCATTACGTGGGAGCAAAAGGGGCGGTGCTCGGGATCGACCATTTCGGCGCGAGCGCCCCGTATCAGGTGCTCTATGAAAAATTCGGGCTCACCGCGGAAAGAGTGGCGGCGGAGGCGCGCCGCCTTCTGAAAACAGCCGATTAA